Part of the Corvus hawaiiensis isolate bCorHaw1 chromosome 39, bCorHaw1.pri.cur, whole genome shotgun sequence genome is shown below.
TGGCGGCGGCGCCTGAGGCCTTCCtggtgccgccgccgccgccgcctcctcccgccgccgccgcggcacCCCCGGGACCCTCCGACCCGCCGGAGCCCCCGCGACCCCGCAATGGCCTCCGCGCCgcgggcggtggcggcgggAAGCGGCGCAGCAGCTGCGGGGCGAAGCAGCCGGCGTGGAAGCGGCGGCGCCGCGCGGCCTCGGAGTGCGGCCCGGTGCTGCCGTCCGAATTCCTGCTCGGCGGGAACATCTTCGACCCGCTCAACCTCAACAGCCTCCTGGACGAGGAGGTGAGCCGGGCGCTGAACGCGCGCACCCCGCAGTCCTcgccgctcccgcagcgcggCCGCGACCCCGTGGAGATCCTGGTGCCGCGGGACATCACGGACCCGCTGAGCCTCAACGCGCCGGGCGAGGGGCTGCGCTTGGCGTCCCCGGCCAAGAGCGCGCGGCGCCGGCACCGCCACCGCGGGCAGCAGCGGGGCAACACCGCCAGCGCCGCCTCCGCCAGCACCGCCAGCACCGCGCCCGGTGAGgagcccgcccgccccgccgaaCCCTCCGCCGCTTCCAccgccccgccgtgccccgccgccctccccgcccccggccggCACCGCAAGCGCCGACGGACTTGCAGCAAATCCGAGGGGCCtcgcccgccgccccctcccgcTGCCGAGAAGCCGAAGCCCCCCGGGAAGGCGGCGCAGCGGCCGCGGCACCAGGTGCGCAAGTTCCAGTACGGGAATTACTGCAAATACTACGGGTACCGCAACCCGGACGTGGAGGACGCGCGGCTGCGGGCGCTGCGGCCCGAGTGGTTCACGGGGAAGGAGGTGCTGGACGTGGGGTGCAACGTGGGGCACCTCACGCTGAGCATCGCCAAGCGCTGGGCGCCCGCCAGGGTCGTGGGGCTGGACATTGACGGGCGGCTGATCCGCTCGGCCCGGCAGAACATCCGCCACTACCTGTccgaggggctgggggcggACGGCGACGCCGCGGGGGGGGCCAGGAAAGGCTTCCCCGCCGCGCTCTTGGCCAGCCGGGGCCCCATCGCCGCCCCGCAGCTCCCGCCCGacgggcccggggccg
Proteins encoded:
- the MEPCE gene encoding 7SK snRNA methylphosphate capping enzyme → MAAAPEAFLVPPPPPPPPAAAAAPPGPSDPPEPPRPRNGLRAAGGGGGKRRSSCGAKQPAWKRRRRAASECGPVLPSEFLLGGNIFDPLNLNSLLDEEVSRALNARTPQSSPLPQRGRDPVEILVPRDITDPLSLNAPGEGLRLASPAKSARRRHRHRGQQRGNTASAASASTASTAPGEEPARPAEPSAASTAPPCPAALPAPGRHRKRRRTCSKSEGPRPPPPPAAEKPKPPGKAAQRPRHQVRKFQYGNYCKYYGYRNPDVEDARLRALRPEWFTGKEVLDVGCNVGHLTLSIAKRWAPARVVGLDIDGRLIRSARQNIRHYLSEGLGADGDAAGGARKGFPAALLASRGPIAAPQLPPDGPGAADFPHNVVFVTGNYVPEREEAVGAQRPEFDVVLLLSLTKWVQLNWGDEGLKRLFRRAFRHLRPGGILLLEPQPWESYRKRKGLTETTYRNYQRIRLRPEQFPAYLTSPEVGFERCELLGTPQHSSKGFQRPIYLFHKGRGDAP